From the genome of Azospira restricta, one region includes:
- a CDS encoding MarR family winged helix-turn-helix transcriptional regulator translates to MAKKTPVPRTEALNGAMEALFFAFRALVARPDALLAEQGLSRVHHRILFFVRKTPNGSIGDLLATLGVSKQALNRPLRELVELGYVRAEADPGNRRIRRLNLTDAGLAFEELLSGEQRRRFAEVFRVAGPAAEAGWREVMARLADPRFD, encoded by the coding sequence ATGGCGAAAAAGACACCGGTTCCGCGCACGGAGGCGCTCAACGGCGCGATGGAGGCGCTGTTCTTCGCTTTCCGCGCGCTGGTCGCGCGGCCGGACGCGCTGCTCGCCGAGCAGGGCCTGTCGCGCGTGCACCACCGCATTCTCTTCTTCGTGCGCAAGACGCCCAACGGCAGCATCGGCGACCTGCTGGCGACGCTCGGCGTCAGCAAGCAGGCGCTCAACCGGCCGCTGCGCGAGCTGGTCGAACTCGGCTACGTGCGCGCCGAGGCCGATCCCGGCAACCGCCGCATCCGCCGCCTCAACCTCACCGACGCCGGACTGGCCTTCGAAGAGCTGCTGTCCGGCGAGCAGCGCCGGCGCTTCGCCGAGGTCTTCCGCGTCGCCGGGCCGGCGGCCGAGGCCGGCTGGCGCGAGGTGATGGCGCGACTGGCCGATCCCCGCTTCGACTGA
- the modB gene encoding molybdate ABC transporter permease subunit: MPLSSADLAAIWLTLKLATLTTVVLLLAGTPLAWWLARTGSRWKGAVGAVVALPLVLPPTVLGFYLLVALGPAGPLGQLTQAAGLGTLPFTFAGLVVASCLYSLPFVVQPLQNAFAAIPERLLEAAATLRAAPLDAFFHVAVPLARPGFLTAAVLGFAHTVGEFGVVLMIGGNIPEKTRVVSVQIYDHVEALEYAQAHWLAGGMLLFSFVVLLALYTLNPATRRQA, encoded by the coding sequence ATGCCCCTATCGAGCGCCGACCTCGCCGCGATCTGGCTGACGCTGAAGCTGGCGACGCTGACCACCGTCGTGCTGCTGCTCGCCGGCACGCCGCTGGCGTGGTGGCTGGCACGCACCGGCTCGCGCTGGAAGGGCGCCGTCGGCGCCGTCGTCGCGCTGCCGCTGGTGCTGCCGCCGACCGTGCTCGGCTTCTACCTGCTCGTCGCCCTCGGCCCGGCCGGCCCGCTCGGCCAACTGACGCAGGCGGCCGGGCTGGGCACGCTGCCGTTCACCTTCGCCGGCCTGGTCGTCGCCTCCTGCCTCTATTCGCTGCCCTTCGTCGTGCAGCCCCTGCAGAACGCCTTCGCGGCGATCCCGGAGCGACTGCTGGAAGCGGCGGCGACGCTGCGCGCGGCGCCGCTCGACGCCTTCTTCCACGTCGCCGTGCCGCTCGCCCGGCCCGGTTTCCTGACCGCCGCCGTGCTCGGCTTCGCGCACACCGTCGGCGAGTTCGGCGTGGTGCTGATGATCGGCGGCAACATCCCGGAGAAGACGCGCGTCGTCTCGGTGCAGATCTACGACCACGTCGAGGCGCTGGAGTACGCGCAGGCGCACTGGCTGGCCGGCGGCATGCTGCTCTTCTCGTTCGTCGTGCTGCTCGCGCTGTACACGCTGAACCCGGCGACGCGGAGGCAGGCGTGA
- the modA gene encoding molybdate ABC transporter substrate-binding protein yields MRRPQLSTLVAALLGLAAAFAASAGEVQVAVAANFAAPAKRIAEAFARATGHRATLVTGSTGKFHAQIVNGAPFDVLLSADDETPARLEQAGHVQAGTRFTYAVGRLVLWSAKPGVVDGDGAVLKCGDFRHLAVANPKLAPYGQAAMETLAALGLADALRPRFVLGENIAQTHQFAASGNAELGFVALAQVAKDGRITDGSGWIVPAHLHQPIRQDAALLARGRDNAAAKAFLDWLKGEAAQTTIRGFGYDRP; encoded by the coding sequence ATGCGCCGCCCGCAGCTTTCCACCCTCGTCGCCGCCCTGCTCGGCCTGGCCGCCGCGTTCGCCGCGTCCGCCGGCGAGGTCCAGGTCGCCGTCGCCGCCAACTTCGCCGCGCCGGCGAAGCGGATCGCCGAGGCCTTCGCGCGCGCTACCGGCCACCGGGCGACGCTGGTCACCGGCTCGACCGGCAAGTTCCACGCGCAGATCGTCAACGGCGCGCCCTTCGACGTGCTGCTGTCGGCCGACGACGAGACGCCGGCGCGACTGGAGCAGGCCGGCCACGTGCAGGCTGGAACGCGCTTCACCTACGCCGTCGGCCGCCTCGTGCTGTGGAGCGCGAAGCCCGGCGTCGTCGACGGCGACGGCGCGGTGCTGAAGTGCGGCGACTTCCGCCATCTCGCCGTCGCCAACCCGAAGCTCGCCCCCTACGGCCAGGCGGCGATGGAGACGCTGGCCGCGCTCGGCCTCGCCGACGCGCTGCGCCCGCGCTTCGTGCTCGGCGAAAACATCGCGCAGACGCACCAGTTCGCCGCCTCCGGCAACGCCGAGCTGGGCTTCGTCGCGCTGGCGCAGGTGGCAAAGGACGGCCGCATCACCGACGGCTCGGGCTGGATCGTGCCGGCGCACCTGCACCAGCCGATCCGCCAGGACGCGGCGCTGCTCGCGCGCGGCCGCGACAACGCGGCGGCGAAGGCCTTCCTCGACTGGCTGAAGGGCGAAGCCGCGCAGACGACGATCCGCGGCTTCGGCTACGACCGGCCCTGA
- a CDS encoding LutC/YkgG family protein produces MSSREDILARVRAKLGAAAGDAARRAAARAVLAAPAAGPRPALAGDLVARFRAKSEAMASTVDVVATTAEVPAAVARYLAGRGLAPRAVCWPELAALDWAAAGLAVEARAAGGDDATGITGCFCAIAETGTLLLVSGPQTAATTSLLPETHIAVVPVSRIVPAMEEGFARLRAEYGEDLPRAVNFVSGPSRTGDIEQTIVLGAHGPYRVHLLLVGRG; encoded by the coding sequence ATGAGTTCCCGCGAAGACATCCTGGCGCGCGTGCGCGCCAAGCTCGGCGCGGCCGCCGGCGACGCCGCGCGCCGCGCCGCCGCCCGCGCCGTGCTCGCTGCGCCGGCGGCCGGCCCGCGGCCGGCGCTCGCCGGCGACCTCGTCGCGCGCTTCCGCGCCAAGTCGGAGGCGATGGCCTCGACCGTGGACGTGGTGGCGACGACGGCCGAGGTACCGGCGGCGGTCGCCCGCTACCTCGCCGGGCGCGGCCTGGCGCCGCGCGCCGTCTGCTGGCCGGAACTCGCCGCGCTCGACTGGGCCGCCGCCGGCCTCGCGGTCGAGGCGCGCGCGGCGGGCGGCGACGACGCCACCGGCATCACCGGCTGCTTCTGCGCGATCGCCGAGACCGGCACGCTGCTGCTCGTCTCCGGCCCGCAGACCGCGGCGACGACCAGCCTGCTGCCGGAGACGCACATCGCCGTGGTGCCGGTGTCGCGCATCGTGCCGGCGATGGAGGAGGGCTTCGCGCGACTGCGCGCCGAATACGGCGAGGATCTGCCGCGCGCCGTCAACTTCGTCTCCGGCCCGTCGCGCACCGGCGACATCGAGCAGACCATCGTCCTCGGCGCGCACGGGCCGTACCGCGTGCATCTGCTGCTGGTCGGGCGCGGCTGA
- the modC gene encoding molybdenum ABC transporter ATP-binding protein gives MIDLRLQLARPDFALDVDLHLPARGVSAIFGASGSGKTTLLRAVAGLERHAQGRLQVAGEVWQDSAGGVFVPPHRRPLGYVFQDAALFPHLTVRDNLVFGRRRTGDATPPDAAPVVGLLGLAPLLDRRPDGLSGGERQRVAIARALLAQPRLLLMDEPLAALDERRKAEFLPWLEKLHDELEIPVLYVSHSLPEVARLADYLVLLEGGRVRAAGALGELLPRLDLPLSHGEEAFVVIAATVGAYDADYALARLDFSGSAGQSLWAPSPPRPLGAAVRVRIQARDVSLALSAQHDSSILNTLAATVVGLDAQPPGRALARLDAGGSALLARLTRKSLDQLGIQVGQTVFAQVKSVALVD, from the coding sequence GTGATCGACCTCCGCCTGCAGCTCGCCCGCCCGGACTTCGCGCTCGACGTCGACCTGCATCTGCCGGCGCGCGGCGTCAGCGCGATCTTCGGCGCCTCCGGCTCGGGCAAGACGACGCTGCTGCGCGCCGTCGCCGGCCTCGAGCGGCACGCGCAGGGCCGCCTGCAAGTCGCCGGCGAGGTCTGGCAGGACAGCGCCGGCGGCGTCTTCGTGCCGCCGCACCGGCGCCCGCTCGGCTACGTCTTCCAGGACGCGGCGCTGTTCCCGCACCTCACGGTGCGCGACAACCTCGTCTTCGGCCGCCGCCGCACCGGCGACGCGACGCCGCCGGACGCTGCGCCGGTGGTCGGCCTGCTCGGCCTCGCACCGCTGCTCGACCGCCGCCCGGACGGCCTGTCCGGCGGCGAGCGGCAGCGCGTCGCGATCGCCCGCGCGCTGCTCGCGCAACCGCGCCTGCTGCTGATGGACGAACCGCTGGCCGCGCTCGACGAGCGGCGCAAGGCGGAGTTCCTGCCCTGGCTGGAGAAGCTGCACGACGAACTGGAGATCCCGGTGCTCTACGTCAGCCATTCGCTGCCGGAGGTGGCGCGGCTGGCCGACTATCTGGTGCTGCTGGAAGGCGGCCGCGTGCGCGCCGCCGGGGCGCTCGGCGAACTGCTGCCACGCCTCGACCTGCCGCTGTCGCACGGCGAGGAAGCCTTCGTCGTGATCGCGGCGACGGTCGGCGCCTACGACGCCGACTACGCGCTGGCCCGCCTCGATTTTTCCGGCAGCGCCGGGCAGTCGCTGTGGGCGCCGAGCCCGCCGCGTCCGCTCGGCGCCGCGGTGCGCGTGCGCATCCAGGCGCGCGACGTCAGCCTGGCGCTGTCGGCGCAACACGATTCGAGCATCCTCAACACGCTCGCCGCCACCGTCGTCGGCCTCGACGCACAGCCGCCGGGACGCGCGCTGGCGCGACTCGACGCCGGCGGCAGCGCGCTGCTCGCGCGGCTGACGCGAAAATCGCTGGATCAGCTGGGAATTCAGGTCGGGCAAACGGTCTTTGCCCAGGTGAAGAGCGTCGCGCTAGTCGACTGA
- a CDS encoding winged helix-turn-helix domain-containing protein, whose protein sequence is MPKKPRHTAASGPRLRVLLGASIAIGPGKAELLEAIGRSGSISAAAREMGMSYRRAWLLVEAVNAAFAEPVVATATGGSGGGGAQLTAFGAEVVARYRRMENLAERAVAEEFAEFRKLLAPSVD, encoded by the coding sequence ATGCCGAAGAAGCCGCGCCACACCGCTGCCTCCGGTCCGCGCCTGCGCGTGCTGCTCGGCGCGTCCATCGCCATCGGCCCGGGCAAGGCCGAGCTGCTCGAAGCGATCGGCCGCAGCGGCTCGATCTCGGCGGCGGCGCGCGAGATGGGCATGTCCTACCGGCGCGCGTGGCTGCTGGTCGAGGCGGTCAATGCCGCCTTCGCCGAGCCGGTGGTGGCGACGGCGACCGGCGGCAGCGGCGGCGGCGGCGCGCAACTGACCGCGTTCGGCGCCGAGGTCGTCGCGCGTTACCGGCGGATGGAAAATCTGGCCGAGCGGGCGGTGGCGGAGGAATTCGCCGAATTCCGCAAGCTGCTGGCGCCCTCAGTCGACTAG